The Solanum lycopersicum chromosome 8, SLM_r2.1 DNA segment GACATATTATAGCTTGTTACATAAACAGTCAATTTATAGCTTATTACATAAATAGTCTTAACAAATGTCATCAATCCATACCATCAATAGACACTATTACGAATTATAGCTTGTTACATAAATAGCCGAATAATAGCTTTATAGCTTGTTACACTTGTTACATAAATAGCCAAAATATTTGCTTGTTACATAAATAGCCAATTTTTAGCTTGTTACATAAATAGACAAATTATAGCTTGTTACATAAATAGTCTTAGCAAATATCATCAATCCATACCATCAATAGACACTATTACAAATTATAGCTTGTTACATAAATAGCCAAATTAGAGCTTGTTACATAAATAGCCAATTTAGAGCTTGTTACATAAATAGCCAaatttttagcttcttataTAAATAGCCAAATTATAGCTTGTAACATAAATAGCCAAATTATAGCTTGTTACATAAATAGTCTTAGCAAATGTCATCAATCCATACCATCAATAGACACCATTACAAATTATAGCTTGTTACATAAATAGCCAAATTAGAGCTTGTTACATAAATAGCCAATATATAGCTTATTATATAAATAGCCAATTTTTAGCTTGTTACATAAATAGCCAAATTGTTTTAGCCTTCCACAATAATAGGTAAAAGGTAGAAAATAAAGGAAGATTCAAGTCAATATCCTACTTAGAAGAAATAGTCATCAACTTGGAAACAAATTCTTCAATGTTTTTATCTGAACTTCCTCCTTCATTCACAACATTTCTAGCTATTTCCTTCCATTTCTTTGCATTTTCTCTAATTAGTTTTCCTTTATCTTCTTCCATCACTAGCTTTATACATTCCTCTATAACTTCTCTTCTAACTACCCCTTTTTCATCTTGTTTGGCTCTAACACCTATTTCCCAAACATCTTTCACAAGCTTTGCATTTGTTGGTTGATCTGTCCATTGTGGCATTGTCACTATTGGCACTCCCAAACTAATTTCTTCCAGTGTCGAATTCCATCCACAGTGCGTTAGAAAACATCCTATCGACTCATGTTCCAACACTTGTAATTGTGGACACCATGACACCACTAGTCCTTTTTCAATTGTTAATTCCTCTAAAAAGTTGTTGGGAAGTTTAGATTCTTCATTAGACCTAACAACCCACAAGAAGCTCTTGTTGCTATTCTTCAAACCCCATGCCAATTCTTCCATTTGCTCACTTCCTAGTTTGGCTAAACTTCCAAATGATACATACAACACTGAGCTAATTGGTTGATGGTTTAACCAATTTAGGCATTCATTTGTCATTGGCTTGAACATACTAAGCCCATACTCTTTATCATCATGTAGTCTCTTGTCTAAGTACATTGATGGTATTGTTGGTCCAATTGTCTTTATTGGATATATCTTCGACATCCAATCAATTACCTACGTGACAAACAATTAGCAGATGCATACATATCTTATTTTAATTGAGTTTAAGAGTTCACTTGATTGAAAAAGAGCAAAAAGATTCAAAATACAAACTCATACAAGTATAAGAATTTTCATCAGACTATTTCGTTATATTTTTATCAGGTAATACTTatcttttaaaatgaaaaatagtgaCTTacaaacatagaaaaagaacaaaaagatgaAGAGTATTTGTGTTACCTCTTTCTCCAATTCATAAAAGCTATTGATTAATACCCAATCAGTTTTCTCAAGATTTGAGAATTAATTCACCAATAGTTCAATTAATTTATCTGTTTCAGGACTTGACTCAAAACTAGGTACATATGAACTTTCGATTGTACATGATAATCCaggaattaatattttttcatcactTTTAGTAGGTGGAAGTTTTATTACCCCTTTATGTGCATGGTAATAAATATTATCCACTACACAATTTTGTGTGAAAAATGCAGCACTAATTAATCCAAATTGTTTTGCAACTTCAACAGCCCAAGGAAGGAATGGATCATATACTATGCAATTTACATGACATCCACTTTTTGCCAATTTTTTAATAAGCTGAGCCAGAGTATCCGAACCAACTTCTTTGAATCGTGCTAGGTAGGACTCGTATGTTTTTGCTTGGTTGATGCCATCATCGTCGTAGCCATCAGATATGGCCTCGATTGACACGGAAGTTGGCAATTCTTTCATGTTTTTTAAGAACGATTTCGTAGGTGCTATAGTGATTTTAACACCTTTGGATTGTAAACGTTTGGAGAATTGAAGCATTGGGTTGATATGACCTTGGACTGGATATGGCAAAATCAAGCAATGAGCTTTGTGACTACTATTACTCATCTTTTGCGAGTATTATCTCTTTAATCGTTGAAGGACGTGAAAATCGTGTTGTGAAATGTGATTTGTATATTATAAGttagaattttttatattaatttcatgaataaaaatataagataaattaatcaaagtttacgtaattattattataagtcatttaaaaTGTGTCCATTAGTATAACTACATACGAGTATGGTCCATATTGCATCTAAGTCAAATAAACCATAAATTATTGGTGCTATTTTCATTGAATTACAATCAATTTACTGTGTGTGTTAAATTCTCGAAAATTATTCCAGCTGgagatatataaaaattatttatttttatatttgtaatttgtataataacATCTGTATTTGTATAAGTGTAAGTGTATAGAAAagatttatatatacattttttctctctttatacaaagaaaaatattttatacattttatatcGAAATGTATAAAATGACTAATTGTATACTAAAATTGGCTAATTGTATATCGAATCCGATGGCAAAAAAAAGGCGATGTTTGCTGCgaattacaattaaaataaaatacggtcataacatttaatataaattaacaattttttattttatacaattttcacttttaaaaaagagttaagaaaaacaaattgtAATAGAGAAAAgtataaatttcatatcaatataccaaatattttatatgtatattatccAATATACCATAAATACATGTAtgtttaatataatattcacaaaatatcatcaaaccaacgcaattttcattattacatgatttattaaagtaaaacatatgttaattaattatggtaaaataaaatgaactataaatttaaacatgTGACATACATATATTGACTTAGTTTATACACTCGGTGTGGGTAAATTTTACCCGTGGTATTGTATAGAATATATAACATGAATATTGTTGAATCATGATTTACTGCAATTAGTGCCGGCAAAATGAGCCCATATTTTGGTAACCCGCCCAAACCGACCATATTTTAATGGGTTGGTGAGTGATTTTTCAcatggataaaatatgggttGATACTGATATTTGACCCATAAAAATATGGGTAAAGTATGAATTAAACTTCTaacttttattcatttaaaattcatgatatcaataaaattagtgtaatttttcttcctttttatgttattcAATAGAACTAACTATTCTTTTCTAttgaaaatgtgaaatttttgaccctccaaaatatatataatttaaatgtacaatcttttgttaattataattacatttaatgtatttattaaattttatattggatATATAATCAATAATAGTGTAAAATATGCAAATCATGTATTAGTATTGGCATTGCTTAAAGTGCATTACGCATGTTTTAGTCCTAAAATGCAACatttactttgaaattaaaaacattttcatcttgttattacataaatttattttatattgaaaagttataggattttttttatgatacaataaaacaaaatgaagcATGTTTAACATTTTCATCTAAAAGAAGACTAAAATATCTTCTCCATATTGAATTTTAAGTAAAGTactatttattcatgaaaatatgggTAAACTAGTATTTTACCGATCCATTTATTACCCAACTCATTTTTACCCATATCAAATATGGGGAGTTGAATGATTACGCATTTTATGTTTATCCATTTTCAACCAGCCCACATTTGATCAAACCCGCTTATTTGCCACCTCCAACTGCAATTATAATCCCGAAAAATAGTGAGAGTagctaaataattttttattttgttcttaatCTATATAAGAACCATATTATTGTATTTAAACTTAGGATACGAATAATATATgcaaaagggcctaaaatatccttaaattattggaaatggtataaaataatccttaatttatttatctattgGCTCTCAAATATCCCTGACATCCATTTATTGACTCCCAAATACCCGCGACATCCACGTATCGATTGCTAAATACCCTTCTATCCACCTTATTTGGGTCCAATATTAACCACTTTTATAGCGGAttatcatttaaataatttttttaaaatacctaGCAACCATTTATTGACCACAACTAAATTACTTGAATTAATTTACAAAACTCATCCATTATATTCGATCCAAATTGACAATACTTGACTCAAATTAATTATATCGGCCTTTATTAACTACACCCGCCTCAAATTACATTTACCCCATCGATTAAAACATATACACCCTCCGTTCCAAACATTCTgaaatacatatacaaaggGAGCAAGACGAGTGAGAGAGGAGGAAGGTAAGTGAGATAGGAGAGCAATGAATGAGAAAGTCAGTGTATTTCATACACATGAATTCACTTATATACAATGTATctgaaataaatatgaaaagacAAGTCAAATGTCGACATGTAaaattgtcacgatccaaatcgggccgcgactgacacccacacttaccctcctatatgagcgaaccaaccaatctaaacctcaacatttcaatataatatcaacaggaagtaatgcggaagacttaaactcattaat contains these protein-coding regions:
- the LOC101265258 gene encoding UDP-glycosyltransferase 74E2-like, whose product is MSKIYPIKTIGPTIPSMYLDKRLHDDKEYGLSMFKPMTNECLNWLNHQPISSVLYVSFGSLAKLGSEQMEELAWGLKNSNKSFLWVVRSNEESKLPNNFLEELTIEKGLVVSWCPQLQVLEHESIGCFLTHCGWNSTLEEISLGVPIVTMPQWTDQPTNAKLVKDVWEIGVRAKQDEKGVVRREVIEECIKLVMEEDKGKLIRENAKKWKEIARNVVNEGGSSDKNIEEFVSKLMTISSK